The segment gtgtgtgtgtgtgtgtgtgtgtgcatgtgtgtgcctgtgtgtgcgtgcgtgtgtgtgcgtgtgcgtgtgtgtgtgtgtgtcctgttgAGAGTTTGTCCTCGTTGCCGTGGATACGCACAgatacacacagaacacacataTCAACACAATAAGGAGCCTCAGAGGAAACTCAGAGACTCCCACAGAGTCAGTCCCACCCCCCACCAGGAAAGCTAATCCTCCGCACATTTTCCTGAACATCTttggtgttcatgtgtgaaAGCTGCTGGTCTGAAGTGAGATTCCTCTGTGCATGGGAGGAGGCCTGTGGTGCTGTCTGTGGCCCTGACAGAAGCCTTGGACTGGGGCCAGCCTTGATTCCACCCATATCACTCTCTGATAAAGTCTTTGTTTGCTAACTGCATCTGTCTTCTCCACACACCTCCTCCAGCTGACATGGGTTTTGCCAGACTCTTCAACTCTCCCCTCAAGCCGCTGGCAGACCTGGACCCTGTGGTGGTGACCTTCTGGTACAGGGCCCCCGAGCTGCTGCTGGGTGCCCGGCATTACACCAAAGCTATCGGTGAGTGGCATGGATGTCCCACGTGAAGGCGAGCCCTGTATTAAAGGTCAAACTCTGTGCACCTCTCTTCGATCCCTTGTTGTTTGGTTGGAGCTGGAGCATGTGGACTGACGGGGTCGGGCTCCCTCCCAAGGTCTTTGACAGTGATGGCTGAGAAGGCCTAAGTGCTCATATGATCCATGGTGTTCATCAGTGTGTGTCAAAGTCTATATTTATCAAACTGGGAAGAGAAACAGTCGGTCAGTGTTCACACCCTCTGAGTGTTCCAGCCCTCACTGGGCTTTTGGTGGATCTATGAGAAGTGGGAAAGTTTCAGGTACAGAACTGCTTAAAGGAAACGTGAATGGGAAATAAATTCGATACTTAGAATGTCTGTCCATTAGATGCAAGACTAAACAAGCAGCGGGTTAGCTTAGCCTTAAAACCAAAGTGCTAAAATGATAAGTCGCCATTTTACGGATTTTGTTTGGGCATGACTCAAGAATACAACCACTAAGTggtgcctgtgtgtgtctgtatgcaGATATTTGGGCAATTGGCTGCATCTTTGCGGAACTGCTAACATCAGAGCCCATCTTTCACTGTCGTCAGGAAGATATCAAGACAAGTAACCCATTCCATCACGACCAACTGGACCGGATATTCAGTGTGATGGGTTTCCCTGCAGGTCTGCACACAGTGCACACAGCTGTTTGATTTTAAAGGCTAACTTCACCCTTCCTACACACTTAACATGTAATAACGACAACAATCAGCAGCTTACTGACACACAGGGAAGGTTCACACAGTTCCACAGTGTTTCCTCAAGCCTTTCCTGTTGTTCATCTTCTGTGTTCCACAGATAAAGACTGGGAAGACATTAGGAAGATGCCAGAGTACCCCACACTGCAGAAAGACTTCAGGAGGACAACGTGAGTCAATGCCATGATGATCCAACCGTCATTTGACTCTCACAAACAAAAAATCTCATATGGTGTCATTGTTTTTATCGCATAGGTACGCAAACAGCAGCTTAATTAAATACATGGAGAAACATAAAGTCAAACCAGACAGCAAGGTTTTCTTGTTGGtaagtgtacacacacacacacacacacacacacacacacacacacaccatcattATCACTTCATTTCTGCCCCCAACCTTCTGCTGCAGTGGTTTGGTGATGCTGTGATGTGGATGATGAGGACCCACATGCAGAGCAGCAGACATGGAAACTTAACTGGTGACcttattcaaacaaaaaaaccaaaacgcAGCCAAGCTGGAAAACCAAAACTTAACTAATGAAAAACCAGAACACCAGGCGTGGGGGAATGGGGGAGGCTCGGGgggacacaaacacactttttcAGAAAAGTAATCtgcacaaatcagaaaaatgtcCATTTTTTTAGTTTATAGATGAAGCATTGTGAGAGGAATTCTTCTTGACAGATTAGGTTGTCACACAGAAGTTTGAACAAGTTGACTGTGTGGGAAACTGGGAAAGAGGACTTAGCTTTTATGATCACCAATGTTACACTTTTTACGGCTCCATTTGTATTTTTACTGGTTGTTTCAGTTTCAGCAGCAGAAGAGGACTTAGCTTTTATGATCACCAATGTTACACAGTGCAGTGGAACTTAGAATCCAATGTGCAGTGAGCACTAAGCTGTCTGTGACGTTGATTATGCAGCGAGTGATGCCCAGGCAGCAGTCCAGTGTGCTGCAGGCTGCCGGCTGCCGGCTGCAGGCTGCCGGCTGCAGGATGCCGGCTGCAGGATGCCGGCTGCAGGATGCCGGCTgcaggcagccagctgcaggcTGCAGGCTGCCAGCTGCAGGATGCCAGCTGCAGGATGCCGGCTGCAGGATGCCGGCTGCAGGCTGCCAGCTGCAGGCTGCCAGTTGCAGGATGCCGGCTGCAGGCTGCTAGCTGCAGGATGCCGGCTGCAGGCTGCAGGCTGCCGGCTGCAGGATGCCGGCTGCAGGATGCCGGCTGCAGGCTGCCAGCTGCAGGCTGCCAGTTGCAGGATGCCGGCTGCAGGCTGCTAGCTGCAGGATGCCGGCTGCAGGCTGCAGGCTGCCGGCTGCAGGATGCCGGCTGCAGGATGCCGGCTGCAGGATGCCGGCTGCAGGCTGCCAGCTGCAGGATGCCGGCTGCAGGCTGCAGGCTGCCGGCTGCAGGCTGCCGGCTGCAGGATGCCGGCTGCAGGATGCCGGCTGCAGGATGCCGGCTGCAGGATGCCGGCTGCAGGCTGCCGGCTGCCGGCAGCCAGCTGCCGGCTGCAGGCTGCCAGCTGCAGGATGCCGGCTGCAGGATGCCGGCTGCAGGATGCAACTTGGAACAGTCACTCTGTAGACTGAGGGCCAGCTGAGAGCTTCACACTTTGTGCTCAAATCTGGTCCCATATTTCAGTTAGTATTTTGCAAATACACAATCATTTCATGATTTCTCATGGATTTTGGTATTGCTTTTACAGCAGAAACACTTTTTACGGCTCCATTTCTATTTTTACTGGTTGTTTCAGTTTCAGCAGCAGCTCTAAGGCAGGGAAGTTCAGGTGACatattttattgcacttttCATACACGCTGCAGgcctgatgtgatgtgatgagaGTAATGGGGGGCCTGTGCCCCAGTAAAAGCTTACGGCATATCGAACTGTTCTCTACTGGGCGGCACAGTGGTGAGGGTTGATGGTTGGACTCTCAGTCGGCGCCTGATGCAGCCCACAGCAACAGGTTTTTCACCTGAGGATTATTTGATGTTTTAGAAGAGCATTACAACTATAAAACACCCAGTTTTCTTACCTGAATTAGATGATTTAGTGCAGTCTGAAAATGGTGTCCCACAGATGGACCTGAAACAACAACCCTGGGACCGACCGCAGAGATTACTGCTGAACACCGACACGTCTTTTTCATTATTTCTATATTAGGGTCAACATTCACTGAGAACTGAAACTGTTGGCCAACACTCAGGAACCTTTCTACTGACACTGTATGTTCTCTGCCATCAGCTCCAGAAACTTCTCACCATGGACCCCACAAAGAGAATCACATCCGAGCAGGCGCTGCAGGACCCCTACTTCCTGGAGGACCCGTTACCAACCACAGAGTGAGATTTTGTGACCTTGTCTTGCTGTGGAGCCGGAGTGGTGCAGTATGTTGCTGTGACTGATCGCTGGATGTTTTTCTCCAGTGTGTTTTCTGGATGTCAGATCCCTTACCCAAAACGAGAGTTTCTCAATGAAGATGAGCCGGAGGAGAAAGCGGAAAAGGTAATTTATAACGTGACACTGACTGAGATAAAAATATCACAACTGGATCAACAGCACATGAAGAGAATAACAGTCCACGTTTCCATCCTTAGGAACTTTAAGAATATTTCATCGAGTGATTATTGTCGCTCTGGCCAAGAGTGTGGCTAAGACTCaactttttttactctttaaccGGTCCAAAAAACCCAATATCCCTCACTAACACCTGGCTCCTGAGAGCAGTGTGAAAGTGCCTAATCAGCAGTCGGCCCAGTGTCAAATGACCCTGTGTTATACATTCTTATCATCTGGGCTCAGCGGGTGCACAGCACCCGGGTTTCACTGCGGCAGCTGCTGTTTGGGcagcacaaagagacacaacttCCATGTTCTTTGGAGAAACATGTCTACCAAACCTAACACAGAGGCTCAAACACCGACTGCAACAAATAGGGACAAGACTGAATATTTCAATATTCTCTGTCCATCTATGAGGCTGACGTCTGCAGTCCAGTCAGAAACGGTACACCAGCAGAGTCCTAATTATCTGTCTCTAATCAACTCAAGAGGCACCCATTAActgaacatgcatgtttttggactgtgggaagaAACTGGAGTatccggagagaacccatgcatccGCAGGGAGAGATGAGAAGCAGGAACCCcctgctgtgaggcaacggtgccaACCTCCACAGCACCGCGTGAGGGAGAACATCTGTGGTCAGGCTCAGGCTGCTTCCTATTGTCGGGCTGGCAGAAGTCCCAACCAGTGGATGGATTAAGATCAGTCCTTTTTATAATGCTATTAAACACCATTTGTAACTTTCTCAAAAATGAGTGTGGATAAAAGTAACTTTCATTTCTGTCTCAGGCTCCAGGCTTTAATGTGGATGTTTTGGGAACTATTCCAGCGTTATATTAATAATAAACCAAAGGGGAGTTATTTTCTTGCAGTGAAACATATTGAGGAAAATACATCAATAACAATATGAAATGATCAAAATAGGGAACTAATAAAAGAATGAGTTGACAAGCTGTTGGAAAGTTGTACCAGAGACAGGTGTGCTGGAAAGCTTCTGAGATCACCATGAATGCGTTTGAGTGTTGCTGTGATGGCATCACATGCAGGAGTTCTGCAGAAAATAATGCAGGTGAGCGATTCAGGCACATGACATGGACTCCTCACTTCCATGTCCAGCCTGACATCATCTGCTGACAACAAGCATGACAAAACCTCCTCCCTAATGCTCATCTCCATGAAACGGACGCACCCTTCCACTACTGCATTGCATTCTCAGTCCCAGTCATGTGTTTAGTCATCTGTCAAAAGAgatagaaaaatatgtgaacgagaacagctttattgggaaattGAGCTGGATTAATATAGACTTCTACTTTACTGTCTTTACAATAAGATGAAGCCTTGGATCGTGTACAGAGTGCCCAGCAGCATCAAAGTCCAGTTGAGTGCATACATGCAGAAGTGATGGGATCCCCGACTGTTTTACCTGTGCTGTCATTTAAGTTGAGATCTCAGTTTTGTACAGGTTTGGTCGGACTGACCTCTTAAAGGCATTTTTAAAGTTTAGTTTTGATCTacatttttcacacactgcttctgtgttttgtctgaatacataatgacacagtgtgatatgtcatgtgttgttgttgttcatctgaggtcaGATTTACTTTGTTTTACAACCTGGTGAGTACCTGCGGATTTAGTTTTTGAGTGGGGATTTTCATCTGGTTCCTGCCAAAATACACTCTCTCTCATGAAGTGTTCCATGGTTGTGTTTTGTGTAGAACCAGacccagcagcaccagcagacgACAGGCCAGACTCAGGCCCAGAaccagcagcagacagcaggcCAGCAGGCCCCCTCCCAGCAGAGCTCAGCACAAACCAATGGCACCACCGGAGCCGCTGGGGCCACTGCAGGTGGGGGTATGCAGCATGGCCAAGATCAGGGTCCGCCCAACAAGAAACCTCGGCTCGGGCCCTCTGGGGCCTCCTCAGGGACGGGTGTACTGCAGTCAGAGTACCAGGTCAGTGTGGAATAAGGCTGATGGATCCCATTCCTCTGTGCTATGGAATCCCATTGTGGcgctcacacatacacattttCTACAGTTCCACTGTCACCATCCTGTTGCCAGAGGTACTCATCAGAACCCCAAGTGGGTTTTTATCCACTTCTAAGAATAGTCCACAAACAGTTGACTAAATTCACTCGTTTCAGCAGCATTGCATTAAAAGTCCTTCTTTACTGAAAGAGATCCATGTtataatccatccatctgtccgtcGGGTGGCGGAGCCTATCTCCATGTtataatccatccatctgtccgtcGGGTGGCGGGGGGCGGAGCCTATCTCCATGTTATAATCAGTTTGTAAATGTTGTCATCCTCAGAAGGACCAATGGGCTGAGAGCTAAAGATCAGATCATTCTCCACTTGTTGcagaattatttttacatttgtctCCTTTCATTTTTGAAGATttgacaacaaaagaaaaagttttcagaagCGGTGACGAGCTCAAACAGCAGACTACTTGGTGACATTTCCACATCGTTCAGTATAAGTCCACAGCATTGCTCTTGTCAGGGTCCCCGAACACAAGTGATTTAAGTATGTCACCTTAATTCCACATATCAATTACCATATCCGTTATCTGTCAATATCTTTGTCAGCAAGATTGGTGTATAAAAAAGTGTCCCATACTAAAGTAAGTCATATGCATAGTGTTATTGAAGATCTATTAAAAGTTTGTTTATGATCTCATTGATCCAAGTTCTGGTCACTTTTACATCCCTGACCTGATGCAATcagaagctgaaggagctaCTGTTCACCAGTGAAAGGGCTATTGTTGAGAAACATATACCCCTGATAACAGCAGTCTGTTGTCCAGCTGATAAGAACTCCATTCCACATCGTCCTGCTGACAGAGTTGATATCAAATCTCTGCGTAGCTCTGTTTTCTGAGCTTGTTTTCTCCTGAGGCGTCTGTTTTATCAGCGGCTCGACTCTTATCACAGGGTCAAACAGAGAAGGGAGCTCGGAGTGCTGGACAGTGAGATGACATACAGACACTGACTAAAAGAAATGAATTTCAGCTTGGAGGTGCAAAGTCAGGGCGATCATGTGTCAGTGCTGCAGTGTGATGGAGGTGACCTCTCCTGCCTCTGTCTCAGCAGGGCCACATGGAGGCTGGATCCCAGGCTGAGctatatcacacacacacacacacatgaacgaGTAGAGCGGACTAACACACCAGCAGGGTGGCCAGCAGTTCATTTTAACTGTCCTACTTTCCCCTCATTGATCAGTACATACATATGAACATTCTACTGGGCACCATCATTCTCCCAAAAAGTAGCAGTTGTTGCACATGTGACTGTGGAGTCTGCACATGGAATCAGTTCACCTGAGGGCTGAGATTTGGACAGCCTCTTGTCATCCTCTGACTAATTGTGAGTAGATGCAGCATGTCGTATATGGAACTGCACGGAGCAGCAGGAGTCTGGTGACAGTCTCTGGGAAGTATCCATATTTCTGTAGAAGAAATCAGGAGAATTACATGTTCATCCCATTCTTTTAGCAGACACCTTTCTCCAAAGGGACacacaaatgaaaaacacattGGGGGGAAAGTGGGGATGCTTGGACCAGGGAAGATGTGGCTCAAACCAGCAACCTTCAGACTGAAGGACGGAcgctcctgagctacagctgccACAAAGAAAAAGTTGAATGGACTTTCAGTAAGATTTCAGTCGTTTGACTTTTACTTAGGTAAACTTTCCCCAGTGCAGgcatcccatccatccattttctatacccgtctAATCCAATgcagggtcgcgggggggctggagcctctcCCAGCTGTCACTGAGTGTGAGGCAGGGTCCACCTGGacgggtcaccagtccatcacagggccacacagagaccaaCCAGACACAaccactcactcctaaggacagtttagagtcaccagttaacctgacatgcatgtttctgggtggtgggaggaagccggaggacCCGGGGAGAACCCCCACACCTGGCTGTTCTGAGAGCTCGTCCTTTGTTAGCTTGTGAAGTTGTTCTGTGATTAGCACAGAAAGGCGTATCAGCCAGGAAAATAAAGTAGCAGTTTTCAAATCTGATGACTGCATCATAGACAGCTcaagctcaggaggaagagcaatcAAAGAGGTTAATGGTTTGATTCCCGGCTTCCCCAGGCCACAGGTCAAAGACACTGAGGCCCACGTTGCCTCCCAGTGGCTCCATCAGTGTGTGGTAGATGACAGAAAAGCACGGTGGAGCCTGCAGAACTCTCAGGTGGGCTGTATGAGCGTGTGCGTGATGGGTGGGGTGAAGGCGCTTTGGGTGGTCAGCTGGACCAGAAAAGGCCTTTAGAAGTACAGTCCATTCACCATTTACGGGAAAACAGACATGTTTCTCCAAGCTAGGCCAGGCCGCCAGAGTGGCTGTGCTTCAGTGGTTGTGCCTCGGTGTTAGTCAGCAACATGATCAGCTGCTTaccatcatcagcatcatctgTCTCTGTGCCACTGGTGAGAGATGGGGTCCAGCCTGTCCAGCCCAGgtccaacacagagacacagacaaccattcatctattcctttttattcATACACATTTAGAATGGACCTATTCATTACTGCCGCTGCATGGTTAGCCTTCCTTTGAGGCTGTAACTTTAgctttgtctgagtttagcagATTGTagtttaacaaacaaacaaacctaaTGGAGTTCCTTGGATACAAGATGGATACAATGTATGATTCAATGATACAAATTCAGTTGTTTTATTAAAAACTTGAATATAGCAACAATGTTCCTGTGGAACACTTTATCCTTTTTTCTTATATTCTGTACCAAATTAAAAATCGAGTGATTAACTGTTCATTTTTAGGAGGGGGGGTTAGAGAGAATAATGTGAAAAGTACTGGATCTGTAAAATGAAGCAAGACTGAAATATTTCCCAGCAGAATAATCCGTGTGGATTGCACGCTGACTGTCTAATCTGATGTCAGATTGAGCACTGTGTCTTTTTCtccacctgtctctgtctctccgTCAGCACTCCAGCTCCCGCCTTGGTTACCAAAGCAACGTCCAAGGTTCCTCTCAGCCTCAGAGTACCATGGGATACTCTTCCTCTTCCCAGCAGAGCGCTCAGTACTCGCACCAGACGCACCGTTACTGAGGCTGCCCGTGGAACCAGCAGAGGAGTCCGCTCCTCCTCATCTTCAGCAGCTCAACCCCGTCTTTACATTATTCCAACTCAGCCATCCTCCATTTCCAGTTGCCCTCACCTTTCATCTTTTCCCTGTAAGCCTTCAGCAACACTGGGACATGAAGGCTAACACAGATAGGAACCAAAACAATCGAACCAGAAAACTAGTTTTGTGTGAAGGCATCCCACAGACTGAGAATCATGTCACTTACAAAACCAGTGAAGAACCACATCTGTATATTACATGGCACCTTTTTCTAGCTGATTTCTTTTCTCCTGCTTGTTTGCTAGACTTTTCAAGTTTAGCTTGATAGTTGATGTCATTACAAAGATTGTTACATGTGGAAGCCATGggatgaaatgaaaaacaggaggaaAAGCCCTTTACCATCATCTCTAGTGTATCATTACTGGATAATCAAAGAGGTTAGTTTGAGCTAATCCTGTCCTTTTAGAAATAAAGTAGACAGACACATGTTTCTACAAGGAAAAAAATCAGCTCTTTAGCTGATGTCATTGCAGGGAAATATTTAAAGCGCAATTTCTTGGAATCTTCTTATTTTCGGGTTTCTAGAAAGGCAACTTTTTCTGGATTTGGATTTGCAAAGCAAGAGAAGACCACTGCTTGGTCTTCTTACAGCTCCACTCTGTATATATTCTGATGACTCCGCCACTTTCAGAGCTGGCTTCCCTCTGATGACACTTGTGGTTTGTGGCTTGCAGCTCTGAGGATTGTCATGTTTAGGAGGTGCTGGTGGACGCTCCAAACTTTAACAAACGTGCGCATAATGTACGGGGCAGCTAAGTGTACTGTTACTGCCAGATGCCAGATTGTTTTTTTAGAGTTTGATTGTTACTATTGttgccctgtgtgtgtgtagagtGTGTATGTTGTTAATGCTTTTACTTACTCGATCTGCACTGAGCGCTGAACCAATCTGCTGAAAGCTGGAACTAACTGAACATCCACCCCTCTTTTTTAGATTAGAGCGCATTTCAAGACAATGGGTGCGTTCTTCACTACATCACAACTTCCTCGATCATATatctatttttatatatttatgtatacaTATTAATTGCCCTGTATGCCTTGTTCTTCCATGACCAAACCTCAGTTGTGAAACAAAGTTTATTCAACTTAAGTGAGCAGCTAAAGGAACAGTTAGACTCTTGGGAAATACTTATTTCTGCAAAGATGAAAGATTTATTTCAGTCGTGTGTAGGGTTGCCACCTGTGTCTGACAAAAATCCTGGACATTTTGACCATCGAATCGACCTTTATGTTTGTAAGCGACAGCGCCTTTCGCACATCTAACCCAAGATAAAAACCGTCATTCTAAGCGACAATTGTATAGCTAAAATGAGTAAGAATGACAATttctagttatttgtttagttaattgctttatttaatagcagacctttattattttgttatattttcaacAGTTTTTAGTTGTGGACACCTGGGGGCACACACACTCTCCGTCTCCACCTTACCATTTCTAATGAACCTCCACGGTGCgtgcccccaccaccaccacccatgTTAGgctaattcaattaaattcaattcatttttatttatatagcgccaaatacaacaaatgtcatctcaaggcacttagatagtaaatCTAAGTGCCGTAGAGCTACGTCATTTTTGTAGAGCCAATAAGGCTGTGTATTATGGACGTAGGCACACTTCAATTAAACTGAAATACACATTTTGCGCATCATGTACAAAAATCCGGGACATTCAGTGTccaggatttttatttttattttcctggaCAGACCATGAAAATCCTGGACAGGTGGCAACCCTAGTCGTGTGTGTATTCTTCATAGGAGGTTTCTAGCTGTAGTTACTTAGCTTTTCCCAGCATCAAGGCCGGAAAGAGGGGAAGCATCGAACCTGACAGAGGTCAACAAATCCAACCACTTACACATCTAAGGATCATGAAGTTAGATGGTACATTATGTTATCtgcaaaaaaacagacatgaaaGTGACCATTTACTGTCTATTTCTTCTAACTAATTCTTAGACCATGATCTGGTACACAAATCTATTTTACTAGTTACTGGTTGAGTAAAATAAGTTCAGAACATTATCATGCCAAGTGGTTTATTGACTTTGACTGTAGTCAGGCTAGATGTTTCCTCTGTTTCTGAACTGTGtgcaaagctaagctaagctaagctaagagGCTTCAGCCTGAGAGTGGACCGCAAAAGCAATGAAAGAAATCATGaaaggttcttttttttcttgaattgcAGTACATAGGTGCCTGTACTTTACTTTAGTATTTCAATGTTTTGCTCCATGGAACTGCTCCACAACATTTCACAGGGTTTCTTAACCTTTATTTGTTAGCAACAGTTGCAGCTAAATGCAGCAGAGACCCCCCACTAATTCAGAATATGATGAAAAGTCATGAAAATGATTAAAGATTTATTAATTACAAAAATATCTATAATCTAATCCAAATTGTTTTTGAACGTGAAGGTGTTCAGAACCCATTAATGCAGAATTTTCTTTTAGAGTTTTTAGTCAGCAGTTGTTAAATAGCTGTGGCACCTCAGATATATGCCAAAGTAAAAGGATTTTTATAATGTACCTTTTAGACATAAATAcatgttctttaaaaaaaaaaccctcaagtAATGATTCTGTTCTGGAGCTATTTGAAAATAATATTGACACCTTTTCGTTAGCTGACCACTTCCTTGCTGACCACACTCAGTCACACGAGCAGCCATTATGAAGACTGTATTAAAGAGCGCACCCAGTGATTTGACATTTGCTATATCTGCATTTGCCCCCTCAcagacaaagacaaataaaacgtagaaataaaaaaatgtaatattttacaGACAGTGACCTGCAGTGGGATAAGGAAACACTGACACCTTGTGGCTGAAAATGGAACTGGA is part of the Odontesthes bonariensis isolate fOdoBon6 chromosome 24, fOdoBon6.hap1, whole genome shotgun sequence genome and harbors:
- the cdk19 gene encoding cyclin-dependent kinase 19 isoform X2 translates to MLLRELKHPNVIALQKVFLSHSDRKVWLLFDYAEHDLWHIIKFHRASKANKKPMQLPRGMVKSLLYQILDGIHYLHANWVLHRDLKPANILVMGEGPERGRVKIADMGFARLFNSPLKPLADLDPVVVTFWYRAPELLLGARHYTKAIDIWAIGCIFAELLTSEPIFHCRQEDIKTSNPFHHDQLDRIFSVMGFPADKDWEDIRKMPEYPTLQKDFRRTTYANSSLIKYMEKHKVKPDSKVFLLLQKLLTMDPTKRITSEQALQDPYFLEDPLPTTDVFSGCQIPYPKREFLNEDEPEEKAEKNQTQQHQQTTGQTQAQNQQQTAGQQAPSQQSSAQTNGTTGAAGATAGGGMQHGQDQGPPNKKPRLGPSGASSGTGVLQSEYQHSSSRLGYQSNVQGSSQPQSTMGYSSSSQQSAQYSHQTHRY
- the cdk19 gene encoding cyclin-dependent kinase 19 isoform X1; its protein translation is MDYDFKTKLAAERERVEDLFEYEGCKVGRGTYGHVYKAKRKDGKDEKEYALKQIEGTGISMSACREIALLRELKHPNVIALQKVFLSHSDRKVWLLFDYAEHDLWHIIKFHRASKANKKPMQLPRGMVKSLLYQILDGIHYLHANWVLHRDLKPANILVMGEGPERGRVKIADMGFARLFNSPLKPLADLDPVVVTFWYRAPELLLGARHYTKAIDIWAIGCIFAELLTSEPIFHCRQEDIKTSNPFHHDQLDRIFSVMGFPADKDWEDIRKMPEYPTLQKDFRRTTYANSSLIKYMEKHKVKPDSKVFLLLQKLLTMDPTKRITSEQALQDPYFLEDPLPTTDVFSGCQIPYPKREFLNEDEPEEKAEKNQTQQHQQTTGQTQAQNQQQTAGQQAPSQQSSAQTNGTTGAAGATAGGGMQHGQDQGPPNKKPRLGPSGASSGTGVLQSEYQHSSSRLGYQSNVQGSSQPQSTMGYSSSSQQSAQYSHQTHRY